GTGCAGAGACAACATCAGAGAAGATACTTTTCTGAAATGACCGGAAGGGAGTCCAAAAGTTTTAGTAGGAGGTGACTTTTATCCTTGGATAACATGCACAATAGAACATTGTCCAACTTCTTGGATCCATTGAATCTTAAAGTCCACACTTGTGTCGTTAAAAAGTAATTTCATGTGAATGTTTCAGTTGTTCTGTATCAACTGCATTAAAAGACTGTCTATTGAGCATTTACTTGTCAGTAAGCTATTGAACCCACATCTCCTGCATGCTACACGTCTCGACCAAGAGAAATCCTTACGATAAGGGATGAGTGCCCCCTGTTGGCCTTCCAATCCCTAACGTATTAAAGTCATATTTAAGGAATTCTTAATAAATGACATCTATTTGGTGTTCATGTTTGTGAATATTGTACAGTTTGTAAAATTCATAAAATGTAGCTGagttgttttttgggggagtGAATTTGCAAAATATTCAATGGACAAAATTCACaaaattaaacttttttaaCTTTGCATTCTCTAACAGTGAAAACTGGAGGTAAATTGGTTATTCAGGAAAATAAAGTATATTCTGAAACAGTTTTTGCAATTGCAAATAGTGTTTTACATTGCACTGTTAAATTGTGTCCTGTTTATGTTTTATTCATGTCTATTGAAAGTATCTTGACTACTTATTTTAAGGATACATTTTATTAAAGTAATTGATATTATATTTAAGAGATAGCAGCCCTTTGATGAATGACCCTGCAAGGCATTTCTTGTTTGGTCAAACCTTTAGAAGTCCTGTACTACCGATTATTTATAATGGTATGTACCTTCAGTATTTTACAATATACGTTTGATACTTATACCTTTATTTTGATTCCTTGTATTGTTTTATAGGGCTATTGGTTAAATAGGCACATATTTTAAGGTGGTCTTATAGattttacaacattttgccAACCACATACATGTGCATATGTGTACATATGTTAAATAATCTTAAGAATAATAAGGTGAAAAAATAACTGAGCtaaatttgcttctaaattgagaAATGGTGCGCAGGAGCGTGATGTCTTAATATATCAAAACATGGGGAGGGTTCCAGCAAAAAGCAAAAGGTGGGTATTAAGGGGCGGGTGAGTTGGCATCTTGCATTCGTGTATTGTAGGTTATATGGTTCACTGAACGTGTCCTTGGGAAAAATCCGCCTCACATGCCTGTCCTGTATTGGTATTGAGGACTAAAGGAAAGATGTAAAAGACACATTGTTCCAAATTGTAACAGTCTCCTTTGAGAGGATACAGAAAGGTTCTCGCGTGGTAACTTACCTTTTTGTTGGTGTGTCTCAACTATGCAGGGTGCCAGCACGAGGATGCAGAGTTAGCGCGCTAATTAGGAAATGAGGAGACTCGAAGTCCCCGTCTTGAATGCTCTTTCGTGGAGCGCATCTTTCTTTCGAGTCAGTCAGGCGTGTACAATCATCCACCTGCTACTCCCTATACGACACACGTTTTTGTTCGCACTTTCTTAGAATTTTACTTAGAATTCTCTGCCATGGGCAGTTTTGTACCCCATACATGCGCAACTAAATTTTGACATTTGTGTGAATGACCTCAATCATTGTATATTTAGTTGTGTCTGCAACACAGCACCGCAAACTGCCTAAAGAATCCTTCCTTTTATGTCATCAGAAAGTGCTTTGGCAACTTCAAAAGAATCCAATGTAAATTCACGCCACAGCTGCCACAAATAGGGCATATGACTCACGCTCATCAAATTAAAAGAAAAGTTTGCAAATAGCCATGGCTCGAGCAATAGAACAAAGTCAAGaataaaaataaacttgtttAACTGGAGGCTACTCCTTAATCTAAAACATTTCGTGACCGATATGTAGGCCTAGGCCTATACATCCTAACACATTAGGTGGCATAGACATTTTTCTCTATGTTCGAGGTTTCCTTTGAACTGTGACAGTTTTTGTCACAGGCGAAACCGTTCACAGGCTATCTTCATCTCGGTCCACCAGTGAACAAGCTTTCTCGTTCTCCATTGGTTAAGTTAGTCAATAGCCTAACGGGCAAGAATATAGCAACCCTCTCCCCTGCAACCCCTGACCTCGACTGCTTTATTCATTATTAGCTGAGCTGCGGGACATTGTGGATGTCTGAGTAAAGGGGGTGCACCTGTGGCTAGGCAGGTGACAGTTTGCTTTTGGAGAGAGGGGTTGCCAAAACGAGCGGCACCACTCCCTGACACTGGGGTTAAAGCCATTGAAGAATGCACAGATTAGACTCTCTTTGTACCAGCCAGCGTTAAACAAATTAATCTATTGCTGCTCATCTGACTGTAAAATCTCTCGAATTACTGTTTCTATGGACCAAGGCCTAGACCGGGGAGAAATATAGGCTACCGCAAAACAATCAGTCACTCCTTGTTCTAAGTCTATAATGCTGATCGtcaaaaatgaatacaaaaataacTAGTTAACCCTCATAAAGTGGAATGTGATGGAAAACATACATTTCCATTCCAAAATTAAAGGACAGACCTATACACAAAAACGTCTCTCATCTTTTCAAACGGTTTGCCTTTGAAGGCTATTTAGACACCACTTTTGTCTCTAGGCGTTTTTTTTTCGCTACATTAAACATACGAAGAtgataggcctactgctttttaTGATTGACCCCTACTCCGCCTTTTTGCAACACATTCTGTAGATTATTACAACGAAAACGCATGGGATTGGGGACGATATGTTAATACATTGGAATAGATTATAATAGTTTATAATTGTGATTTTATATGCTTATCTAATTTGCTACAATTTAAGATGCCGCGTATGAGAAAAATACAACACAAAGACGCGCAGAGAGGGGTGTTAGGCAGGGTCAAACTGTGTCAACCCGAGTTACGTTCAGATGAGCGGCGCTGTAGCTGGATTGCGCGCACTGGCGCATGTATCAGTCCGTTTTAAAGACCCTCTTTTCATTTGAGCTTCTTAATGTCATTAAAGAGGCCTATCTGATTGTTAACTTCATGAATGGAATTTATTTTTGAATGCATAGCATGTAGACTAATTTCGTTTCCTCAAAGCCCAGGCTATTATAACCcattgtaggcctactgaaaaaagacaaaaaaacagcTTCTAATGTTATTTTGACAATATTCTAAGCTTCAGAGGTAAAGAATCTGAAACAGATCAAGGAGCAGAacattctttaagaaatcagaCCAAAATATACCTTTACCAGCTATCTGACTATGGTTTCAGAAATGTGGCCCCAGGTGACGCCGGCTCTTTCTAGCCTAGTCGACGTTACAGACCCACATTCGCATAATCAGAAATTCATAATTAACCACACATTCGACAGAGGCATCAATGCCATTATAACAGCACATTTTAAGTAGCATGTGGTCAAATTATTTAGGGAGTGTTTGCTGTTATTTAGTTTCTATCTGCATACCAAATCAATCGCTCACATTCAAagaaaactacaaatcccacGTAGCATCGACGTCATCATGGTGCGCATACAGCACCAACCCACCATGTCAGTAAGAGCAGTAGCAATGTATTAAGGTGCCAGTAACATCACATAGTTCGATTCTTGCAAATTTCGTCTAAAATCCACGTATCATTTTGCTCTCGTACCTCAATCCGGTGGACGTTGCCTACGCGGAAGAATACATTGTACTTTAAAGCGCTATCGTTATCCAGTAAGCAAAATAAGACGCCTTAGTTATATAGCCTAACTTGCTCCCATGCTTGTGGCCTGTtttgaatgccaaatgtttacTGCTGGTTTGTTTAAATGCACGCTGGTCATCTGTCCTCTATCTTCTTGTCTATCCTATGTACTTTTGCATATTTGAATACGGCAAACTAATTTCTGTAGCCCCTTATAGATATGGGAACCTCTGATAGAGGCTCCTATGTTCAACCACAGTAACAAATAATTATTTAATGGAACACTTAATTCGTCCCCAGGATGTCTGTGGGCTGTCTGAGGTGGTTGCTGGGTCATActgtcagggtgtgtggaggcggTGTCAACTCCTGGAGACCGACATCAGTTCTACTGTGTGGCAGTGGTAGATGCACTACTGCACTCCATTGGAGATGGGTTCAATTCGCTCCTTTAACAACCACAGTTGACGAAACTGGAGAAGAACTGCTGCCCAAAAAGAAAAAGCAAGATTCCAGAGCCCGTGCTTCCATAAGCAGTGTTGGACGGAAGATCCACCAGCGCCACCTGCAGGTGATCAGCGAGATGGGCGAGAACCTCGGCACCATGCACCGAGCAGACGTCCTAAGACTCATGGACGAGCGTGGACTAAAGCTGGTGCCGCTCAACGAAAACAAAGACCCACCCGTGTACCGCCTTATGAGTGGTAAACAGATCCACGAGGAGCAACTCAAGCTGCGTGAGAAGCAGAAAGCCAAGGGAGGTACGTAACGTTGGGAAGCACTTCGGTTGCACTGCGAGAAGAGTTAACAATCCCATACAGCAGGGGTGTTAAATCCTGGTCTTCAAGGTCCATTGTCCTGTCTGCTTTCGATgtgtccctgctccagcacacctgattcaaatgaatggtcgttatcagaCTTCCACGGAGCTTCATGACAACCCATTCATCTGAATCAGGTATGGTGGAACAGGGATGCATCttaaacatacaggacagtggaccttggaggaccaggattgaacacccttGCCGTAGAGAAACGCCAAGGTGTCCTGCTTAGTTTCACGATTTCAAAACCATCCCTCCAAGATGACCTCTCCACATAGATTTTAAAGTGTGCAAAGATTAACCCTACAGATGAACAGAAGGTCAATGGTTTAATGCCGTTCATTATACACGACTGAATAGGGCACTCAAACCTAACGTGTGTCTCCACAGCCCCAGTGGAGGTGAAAGAAGTCATCTTTTCATCGGACATCGCTGCACATGACCTCTTAACCAAACTGAACCACGTGCGGAGCTGGCTTAACAAGAAGAACCACGTTAAAATAACTCTGAGATCAGGACGCGTTAAACAAACACAGCCACTGGTAAGAGCtttgtggaagaaaaaaaatattatttatgttgacaggtatataacacaaaatgtGAACAAATTCCTCCCAAGCACTTTTCAAAGCTGTCTCTGGAAAATGACATGAAAtacaatacatatatttttgtatCTTTCATTTTGTGTTTTAACCACAGGACACAGCCCTGGAGCACATGGTGCAACAAATAGAAGCAACAGTCGGGTTCGTCTCCAGGCCCAAAGTCATTCGTGATGGCAAATCCGCCATGTGTATCCTTCGTCCACCTTCGGCTAAAGAGCTGTTGGAGGAGAAGAACAAACCAACTGTGGCACAGCCCAGCTTCCCTGAGTCACAGCCCAGCGTCCCAGAGTCACAGCCCAGCATCCCTGAGTCACAGCCTCTGAAGCCCACAATGCCATCGCCTGATAATCCAAAAGACTCCCAAGACTGAACCAGGGCAGCAACCGAAATAAAGCATTTTGTATTGAAAATATGGTGCATTTGGCAACTTCAAATAACAAAACAAGCTTGAAAGTGTGAACagagaaaggggaaaaaaagcacCCGATGAGGATGTTTAATTCACCAAATCACGTAATACTGCAACAGGGAAAGTCTTATGGCTTAGACAGTCAGGACAGGGTTACACAAGTTTGTGTCCTTCAGCAGAGATGCCAAGTCTGATCCACCAGTGCTTATTTGCTCCGGCTGACGGCTTCCAATGGACTGTGTCGCTTGCTGCTGTGGAAAGCAATCTCTTTTCCCAGATTTGTATCCACTTAATCTGGAAACAAGGGATCTCTTCGGGCGAGGCTTCCTCTGCAAAGGAGAAGTAGTTTAAATATTGGACCACAGTAGTGAACTGAGTGACTGGGCCTCTAGGTTGTTTTGTTATAGAGGTAACATGGTAATACAGCTTACAAGCCCAAACAAGACAATGTACAACTTCTGGATGTAGTGTATGCATTACATTATGGATGTATTTGCCTCTGATTAATTAATGGATACCGTATTGCAGGGATAGTATCAACCTGCCTCACaacattgttttttttcccccatctTCTACTGCCCCTTCTACACATGTAGGTGTTTGAGTCTGAAGCTACTGACTTGATGCATGATGGAGCACAGTCCAATAAGTTGAGACATTTAGCTGTAGCTGAGCATGAGGTTTTTACCATCAGAGGCTGGAGACAGTTCTACTTGCAACCATGTATATGATcgtgttttaaataaataagatGGGAGGTATACTTTGATTCATAAAAAATTATGTATTCTTGAGTATTCTTTCCATTGAATGCAAATACAATGACCTAGTTTCGGTTTGATACCAGGAGAAGTTGCTATTTTCTGCGAGTTTGCTAGAAATGAAAATCTAACCTGTTTCTTGAGTTCAGGATTGTGTACAACACCATGTCGTTGTAAGCTTTGCTGTGAACGGAAAAGGGGACATGGAGTACAATTACATGCCACAGTGTATAGTATACATTTATACACTTTtcacattcatgtgtgtgtatgtgtgcatgactGTTCAGACATGAAAGTGCGATTCTGCGCTTTCCTATTTGAGAACATTGTAAGTGCTAAGTGCTATAAATAGTAAGAGAACTAGCTTAGTCTGAATGTGCTCCTTGACCACACCCCGTCAACTTCCAATCCTTACATGCAGGGTGCGgattacgggggggggggggggttgacccccctaattaagacttggacccccccaaaagagttaaaaacaacaggtcCGGGGGGGACTGGGACGATATATCGTTTTTACTTGTAATCGTAAATATGACTTTACGCCCTGgggaagaagttgacccccctgattgtcattgtataattcgcactctgcttACATGGTTGTTGAAATGCCCATAATTAGTCTGGTGCCAAAATAATTGTCTTGATTCAAAGTCATTCTAAACAAAGAGCTCTTAAAATAAAAGGTAAAGAGGAACGACACAGAATTCTCGTAATGACAGAAATAGAATCAGAGGAGCATTTGTAGTGGGGTCTCACAAACAGGGCCAAGCAGCTTCATTAGAGCGATATTGTGGCAGCAAGCAATTCTGTTGGTGCTGAGGTGTGCACTGTCGGCGATATCAAAACAGAAATGATGCGACTTCAAAACGGGAGGCACAAAAGCCCAGCGTCTCCATCGGCTATACATACAGCCACTGTACAGTTTGTACTTCCAgacctccctcatctctctcccacagattAACATAACTATAGCAGTGACGGAGGGGGGCCTAGTTCAAGTTCATTCTACCGCTGGAGGGCACGGATGGAGAAGAATTGCAGCGTGGTTGAGCGGGAAATTCCTTCCCTCCGAAAATGACTGTCGTTTAATTAATCGGTCATGTATCATTCGCTAGATGCCCGATATAACAACttttctcatacacacacagagagagagagacagatagacctAAGATACTAATGCATTACAACCATAAGCATCATTGCTATATCAACCATTGTAGACCTGGTAAAGTCCTCATTTTGACAACAGGTATACTTTCCTACCTTCATGGCAAAGGTCTTTCCACAGCCAGCATGAGGACAGGTGAAGGGCCTCAGCTCCTCATGGAAGGAGCCAATGTGGTTCTGCAGGTTGAATGGTGTGGTGAAGGACCTTTCACAACCCTCTCTGGGACATTTCAGCACCAGGCGCACCTCAGAGTGAACCTGCTGGTGTTGCTGCAGAAACCACGAATCCCGGAACACCTTGTTGCACTTGTTACACGGCAGAAGAACttgaaagacaaaaaaatacaaatataaaggCTGTCATGTCACCTCCAGAACAGTAGATCGTTTTCACTGCCTTACGTGCAAAACAGAATTTGTTTTTTAATTCTCAACACCTAGGAAGTTAAATAACCTACCCCTGTGTGATTCTCTTCTGTGCTTGGTGTATTCTGTCCAGGTTCTTCCGATGAAAGAACACTCTTGTTCCACACAGGGGTAACCTGAAAATAATAACGAACAACTGAACAGTGAGTTTCACTGTGACAGAACATCAATTTTCACCAGCCCAAGCTGAACCGTGTCAGTCTGAAGATTACCTCTGTGAACCTTCTCATGACGTTTCAGTTTGTTGGGGAAAGAGAATCTTTTCTGGCAGCCTTCAAAGCTACATCTAAAGACAACATTGAAAAGAGAAAGGTTGTTCTGATCAGGCAGACCACAAGTACAAAAGCGGACTAGGTTATCAAGTttacgagtgtgtgtgaaaacctAATAGGGATAGCCTCCTAGCCAAACAACATAATGCTACACAATAGAGTAGGTCTTGGTTAACTTACTGATATAGTGGCAACAGAGTGTGCTCTTCACATTGATGAGACTTCAACTGCTTGTTCTTTTTGAAAATCTTCCCGCAGCCTTCAAAAACACACTTTACCATTGATTAAAATCAGGTTAGTATGTTTTCATTACCGACAAGCATATACAATATGCAAGTATCCTAACGTCCAGTGCACGCTTGGTATTAAGATGTACTTACCACATACTGTTTCTGTTCTTGGTTGTGAATGCGATTGATATGTTTCTGTAGATTAGCATTGGTGGTAAACCCATTTGTGCATCCGTCCAACGTGCACCTGTCAAAACATAATGCATGACAACAAATCCATGCACTTGGCGTGAAAAAGAGAAGTATTTTCTATTGAATGATAAGTCGTCCGTGTAGCTGATTGAAATTTtaaacgcacacacgcgcgcgcacacacacacacacacacacaggcaacaacACGCTCGCTGACAGCCTAGTACTCACCGAAAGGGTTTTTCCCCGCTGTGGGTGAGCTCGTGGCGCGCCAAGTGGTACTTCGTGCAGAAGGACCTTCCACAGCCTTCGCGGTCACACACAAATGGTTTCTAATAAACGACAACAACTGAATGAGTGAATATGCGTAAACAAAAGACTTACAAATCTTACACACTCTATTGCTAGCTGCGTACTGGTGTACACTAGTTGTCAGATGGCTTCCGCATGGACCAACGCGTCAATTCTTTTTGGCATCATGCTAGGCTAATCCTGGCTTCTGTTGCTTAAGATGTTTCTTACCACTCCagtgtgtttgcacatgtggGCTTCGAGTTTCCATTCCTTGTTGTAAAATGCTTGACAGTCAGGGAATGAACATATGAAGCTTCTGAGCTGTCGTGGCTGCTGTTTGTCCATTTTTACCATTGAGTTAGATTTTGACACAGGAAATGTGTGGTGGGACTTCTTTTTCGTTTGGAGGTCTACGCTAGACAATCTGTTTGACTGCGCTCTACTGCCCTCCGCAGGGCAAGCTGGTCATAGAGTTGTCAGATTGGAAAACTTGGCGTATGTACCAGaggcttaaaggggcaattgactgcaaaaccgattttaccttgtcattgttgaaaaacgacagttcggagggtaaactgaacataccgtgaatatcaaagtccattgacacctctttcctattcaaatctcaaaaagaaaaaatttggctgtaaaaccctagcttttcaacaaagccaccggtcctacgtaggaccggtggtcgccctcttattggctctggtctgtatctttgtcacgccccagaatttacatccagaccagcccgaggtagcgtctatctccgatactagtttagctgcgcgctgctctgtgtaggctacttataaggaattacaaagaagaacgttttgaattataacaaggatattgaaaatggaccacggtcgtaaatgctgtgttccaggctgtacagggaaggctaacactcacagtcttcccaaggagccaaacattcaacaggcatggctgctgttgtctatgagaagatcccagcgaagttcgacactcaatcattcatttgctctgaacatttcaccgaAGACAGTTTTGataaccttggacaatttcaagcaggatatgctaggaagctgaacctggaaagaggtgctgttccaaccgtatgctcattgcaaccgcaagctaaggacagtatgatgttgtgctaacagttattagcaatgctaacgtttcctgtatatagcataccaggtcgaatgctaaatacgtttctacacacatcaaatgactctagtctagctagactagctgtagtcggcattagaagggaagcttccgaaaaatagccagaaaacgaactgcagtctggcttattgctaatgcctgtctagataatctatttgaaagaactggagaaaggcaggttctagatacaggatacgttagcattgctattaactgttactagtaacacctagactgtaggcatgtaaacaagtttagcttgctacagtagttaacgcaagagcataggtagaatgtgtgataatttagcctagtttattggcaatggggctaacgttgattcatgttcctgactgtgtttcattcaaaaaataacctgtgtaattaaaatgtacaattcatgatgcatgtttgtccagatctttgtcatgttattttacagcaagatatctagagctagcctagctaactaactgaagccgagtagaatcacgatatggtttggttgctaagctgtagcctaacgttctacccacctaaatcaatccagtttgcttcaacaacagaagtggaaacaagtaatgttatcatttcaaattatatatagtcaatctgttgaaaacagtgttgtgtagacacaatagatttatttgcgcgtttttatttcaagtctccaacttcggtgtttcagcgagtgctgctgttggccatgttgcgtttttgctcccagcttcactcgttgataaccaaccaatcagcgcgcagctgatctaaatattaatgagcataccataaaaggagaaaagctagtgttttttcccgggaacatttcagaggatctgtcagagggcatagaacagcacacgggccattttcaacccaaccaatgtacataccctattcggagaccttaaggaacagtgtgaaatacccaaaaaacccagtcaattgcccctttaaaatgATCGTGCACGAATCATAACAAATTACAATGTGTAATTTCTAAAAACACATGAGGGCGTGACAGCTATCAAACGTCCTCAGGTTTAATTGAATATTTGGGTGaataaaaatttaaaaaatcaaATCGGCGAGCTCTGCAGTAGTCAAAAGTCCAGTGCTTCCTTTGTGGAATGTTGTGTTCTGCTCAATATTGATATGGTTAATGAATGTCACTTGGACATAACAAAGGAGACTAGGCAATGTGGCAATGTGGAGAGTTAGATGAGCAAACATTAATTGAAATTGCACCCATGGCACGAGTAACTAGATTATTTGGCCAAAAGGCTGTTTCCCACAAGTGTAACAGTTATTTAATTTGTTCAATTAtgtaaaataattgtattaaCATGAAAAATTAATTGATGTTGAGGCAGAGACTGTAGCACCTATGGGACATTTAGTAATACCATGTGGTATGATGGCACAGTGTCTTGCACTGTCGACTCACATCATGAAGCCCCTGGGTTTCTCTGCCTGTGGCACTACTCAGTGCTCAGATGGTCCTTTTTGAGTGGAGTTTTTTGTTTAGATGTTTCTTCAAAAACTTTTgattttaaattgtttaatttGAAGTGTAGCCTATTCATTATCAGGCAGAATAAATTACACATAAACCTAACCATGATACACATTTATGAGTGGTTTTGCATATGATCAACTATAGGTATCAACATACATTTTGTGAATTTCCATCTCGGTCTTGTGAATTTAAATGGTCTTAATCTCACAGCATGGTACCTCATTTCTTTTCAGACAACTCCATTTTGTATCATTTGGCACCGGATTGGTTGGCACCAGCCACTTACTCAATTATGCAATTATTCCACCCACATGGTGGAGCCGGTCTCAACCAACTTCCGGATGAATTGCACGAGCAAGATACCAAATTATCTTTATTTTGCGAGCATCAGACAATAGCCTCAGACCATACTTGGCTACGACACCTGCATTTTCGCTGGACCCCTGGAGTTTTAGCTGTTATCCcaaatagggtgaccagacgtccggatTTTGTCTggacagtccggttttccagccGTTTGTCCGGACCACTGTTGCTGGTCCTCCTTTTCGCctttttgtcctccttttttacccttcctgcccaccgtcgcaatttaccactcgCGTAGGCTTTCAGATGCCAAAAAAAAAGACCTCCGTCAAATCTACGTGGAGTGTAGAACTTCACCTttaagagcagcaaagatcaatgTCATGCCTTCTGTAAGCTCTGTCGCATTGACAGTGCttacagagccccccccccccccccccccacacacacacacatccaagtgtcctccttttcagggtcatgcttctggtcaaCCTAATTCCAAAGATTTGGCTTTAACTTGTTGTTCCTTCTGTAGCCTAATTACTTagaattattttctttttttttactgaaaaaaTCTTACTTATTATCCTTTTAATAGTTCCCTAAAAAGTGTATTACAGATGCAATCTGAAATATAAAAACTGTCAACTGACTTTTGCACCCAGAGAATTACTATAAATGTTAGCCCCCCACCACTACTTCTAGCCTTGCCTACCCCTCTCATGAAATAGTCCTCCTTAGTTTTGTTTTTACAAGATAATTTATTAGGAAACTATGATCTGGTTTTGAAATGGAAAATACCACTCAAGACTACCATCC
The genomic region above belongs to Hypomesus transpacificus isolate Combined female chromosome 20, fHypTra1, whole genome shotgun sequence and contains:
- the mtif3 gene encoding translation initiation factor IF-3, mitochondrial gives rise to the protein MSVGCLRWLLGHTVRVCGGGVNSWRPTSVLLCGSGRCTTALHWRWVQFAPLTTTVDETGEELLPKKKKQDSRARASISSVGRKIHQRHLQVISEMGENLGTMHRADVLRLMDERGLKLVPLNENKDPPVYRLMSGKQIHEEQLKLREKQKAKGAPVEVKEVIFSSDIAAHDLLTKLNHVRSWLNKKNHVKITLRSGRVKQTQPLDTALEHMVQQIEATVGFVSRPKVIRDGKSAMCILRPPSAKELLEEKNKPTVAQPSFPESQPSVPESQPSIPESQPLKPTMPSPDNPKDSQD
- the gtf3aa gene encoding general transcription factor IIIAa gives rise to the protein MVKMDKQQPRQLRSFICSFPDCQAFYNKEWKLEAHMCKHTGVKPFVCDREGCGRSFCTKYHLARHELTHSGEKPFRCTLDGCTNGFTTNANLQKHINRIHNQEQKQYVCVFEGCGKIFKKNKQLKSHQCEEHTLLPLYQCSFEGCQKRFSFPNKLKRHEKVHRGYPCVEQECSFIGRTWTEYTKHRRESHRVLLPCNKCNKVFRDSWFLQQHQQVHSEVRLVLKCPREGCERSFTTPFNLQNHIGSFHEELRPFTCPHAGCGKTFAMKQSLQRHGVVHNPELKKQRKPRPKRSLVSRLSGYKSGKRDCFPQQQATQSIGSRQPEQISTGGSDLASLLKDTNLCNPVLTV